DNA sequence from the Streptomyces canus genome:
TGTGCAGGGGGCTCCGGGCACCGGCAAGACCGCCGTCGGGCTGCACCGGGCCGCCTATCTCCTCTACACCCACCCGCAGCGGATGCGGCGCGGTGGGCTCCTCGTCCTCGGGCCCAACCGGACCTTCCTCTCCTACATCGCGCAGGTGCTGCCCGCGCTCGGCGAGACCGGCGTACGGCAGTCCACGCTCCAGGACGAGATCGCCCGCCACCCGGTCACCGCCACCGACGCCCACCCCACCGCCGTCCTCAAGCACGACCCCCGGATGGCGGAGGTGCTGCGCCGGGCGCTGTACGCGCGGGTGTCGACCGCGCAGGTCGACTCGCTGGAGATCAAGGACGGTTCGTACCAGTGGCGGGTCGGGGCCGGTGGACTCGCGCGGATCGTGGCGGACGTACGGGAGGAGGAACCGCCGTACTCGACCGGACGGGAGCGGGTGCGCAGCCGGGTGGTGCGGAGTGTGCAGCTGCAGGCCGAGCGGCGGGCCGGGCCGCAGAACGGTGCGTGGGTGCAGCGGGTCTCGCGGTCCCGGGTGCTCGGGGCGTTCCTCGACACCGTGTGGCCCAAGGCGCGGCCCGAGGAAGTAGTGACCGAACTGCTCACTGACCGCGAGGAGTTGGCGGCCGCCGCCGACGGGATCCTCGACTCCGAGGAGCAGAAGAACCTGCTGTGGACCAAGCCGCCGCGGTCGTGGAAGTCGGCGCGCTGGTCGGCCGCCGATCTGGTGCTGCTCGACGAGGTCGCCGGGCTCGTGGAGCATCCTGAGGGATACGGCCATCTCGTCGTGGACGAGGCGCAGGACCTGTCGCCCATGGAGTGCCGGGCGATCGCCCGCCGGGCCCGTTTCGGGTCGGTCACCGTGCTCGGTGACCTGGCGCAGGCGACCACGCCCTGGGCGGCCAGCTCGTGGCACACCGTCCTGCGCCATCTCGGCAAACCGGACGCGGCCGTCGTACCGCTGACCATCGGGTTCCGTGTCCCGCAGGCCGTCGTCCAGCTCGCCAACCGGCTCCTCGCGCAGCTGGACGTGGCGGTGCCGGAGGGGCGGTCCCTGCGCGGGGACGGGGAGTTGAGCATGCGCCCCACATCCCTGGACGCCTTGCCGGGAGCGGTCGTGGACGCCGTACGGGAATCGCTCGCGCACGAGGGCTCGGTGGGGGTCGTCGCCGCCGACGCCGATGTGGAACGCGTACGGCAGGCCCTCGACGCGGCCGGCATCGCCACCGCCGGACCGGACGAGCTCGGTGCGCGGGTGAGTGTCGTACCGGCCGGTGTGGTCAAGGGACTCGAGTACGACCATGTCGTGGCCGTCGAGCCGGCCGTGATCGCGGAAGCGGAGGAGCGCGGGCTGCACCGGCTGTATGTCGTGCTGACCCGGGCGGTGTCACGGCTGGTGGTGGTGCACGGGCGGCCACTGCCGTTCTAGCGCGGTGGCGGCCGACCGTGGGTGGCCGGGTGACGGGCCACCCGTGGAGAGCCCCGTGACGGCGGCCACCGCGCCAAAACGGCGGCGGCCGCCTGTCGTGGGTCAGGCGCGGTGGCCCGCCGCGGGTCAGGCGCGGTCGAGGAGGGGGATCAACTGCTCTTCCTCGTAGGTCAGATGGGCCTCCAGCTCGGTCGTCAGGCGGTCGACCTCGGGGCGGACCGCGTCGAGGTCCGTGCCGGAGAGCGTCTGCCGCAACTCCTCGATCAGGGCCGCGATGTGCTCGTGCTCGGTGCGCAGGCGGTCGATGGCCGGAGCCGACTCCGGGTGGCGGTCGGCCAGGAACGGGAACATCGCCACGTCCTCGCCGGTGTGGTGGTTGTGCAGTCCCTGGCAGAACGTCAGGCAGTTGACCCGGAGCTGCGCGCCGAGGCTGCCGGCCCCGGAGGACAACTCCTTTCGGATCAGGGCGAGTTCGCGGCGGAAGGCGTCGTGGACGAGCCTGATGGCCTCGCCGGGGGACGACGCGTTGATGTTCGGCGGGCCCGGGCGGACGATCTCGTGCAGGGCGACCACGGGGAGGACGCGGTCGGTCTTCTCCTGGTACGCGGCCCAGCCGCGGTCCGACTCCACGGCCCGTGCGAAGGCCCGGTCCCGCTCCTCGCCCGCCAGCACGACTGCCTTCGCCTCGTAGGTGAACACCCCGCTCTCGACGGTGACTTGAGGGTGCGCGACGAGATTGCGGTACCAGTCGGGGTGGCGGGGCGAGCCGCCCGCCGAGGCGATCACGAGGATGCGGTCGCCGCCGTCGGGAAGGTAGCCGACCGGGGTGGTGTGCGGGGTGCCGGTGCGGGCCCCGGTGGTGGTGAGGAGGATCAGGCGGCCGCCCTCGAAGGGGCCGCCGACCCGGCCGTGATGGGCGCGGAACTCGTCGATGATCCGCTGGTTGAAGTCCTGGAATGGGTTGGTCACTCTCTCTGCTTTCTCTGGTCTCCGGTCATTTCCTGGACGACTCAGAGAAAGCGGCGGACTCCTCGCCCGCGCCGGCCTCACTCAGAGGCCGGGCACCCAACTCGCTCACGGCACAAGGCCGACCCGGCAGTCATGCACGCACGGTAACGTCCGGGGCATGATCGAGACCACCGAGTTTGCGGACATTCCCACGACCACCTTGGCCGATCTGCTCGGTCGGGACCAGGTCATGGACATCGGGATCCGGCCTCTGTGGGGGCCGGTGCCGAGGGTGGCGGGGCCGGCGTTCACCGTACGGTGCCCTCCCGGCGACAACCTCATGCTGCACGCCGCGATCCACCGGGCGCCGGCCGGCTCGGTCGTCGTGGTCGAGTCGGGGGACCTCGACTACGCCCTGGCCGGCGGGAACGTGTGCGCGGTCGCGCAACGGCGGGGGATCGCAGGGTTCGTCGCCGACGGGCTGATCCGCGACCTCGCCGAGGTGCGGGAGGCCGGTTTCCCGGTGTTCGCCCGAGGGGTCATCCCGATCCCGGCCGCGAAGAAGGCCGTGGCGCCGCTGGGCGTGCGGGTGCGGTGCGGCGGGGTGCGGGTCGAGGCCGGCGACATGGTGGTCGCCGACGAGGAAGGGGTCGTGGTCGTCCCCGCCGCGCGAAGGTCCGACGTCCTCGCCGCTGCCCGCGCCAAGCTGACGAAGGAGGAGGCCGAGACGCTCGACGCGTGGGAGAGCGCACATCGGGCCCGTATCGACGAGATCCTCGCGGAGGCCGGGTTCGAGGGGTGACGGATGGGGGCTGGAGGCCGCAGGTGCTTCTCTTCCTGGACGTCGACGGGACCCTGCTGCCGTTCGGGGCGACGGAGCCGTATCCGCTGTACGAGCCGGCCTTTCCGTCGGCCGGGGCCGTCACCGACCATCCGCTGCTGACCCGTGTCGATCCCGGGCTCGGCGCGCGTCTGACATCGCTGGGCTGTGCGCTGGTGTGGGCCACGACCTGGGCGGACGACGCCAACACCGCTCTGGCGCCCTGGCTCGGACTGCCCCGGCTGCCGCTCGTGGACTGGCCGGACTCGGACGACGACGGGGCGACCGGCCTGCACTGGAAGACCCGCCCCCTGGTCTCCTGGGCGGCCGGACGACCGTTCGTCTGGGTCGACGACGAGATCAGCGACGCCGACCGGGTCTGGGTGGCTGCCCATCATCCCGAACGGGCTCTCCTGCACCGAGTGGATCACCAAGTGGGTCTCACCGAAGGGGACTTCGCGGTGCTGGAGGAGTGGCTGGCGAGAGGAGGGCGGTGACCGGGCCGGGTGATATCGAGTGGTCGGCCGAGCCTCGCTCCCCCTACGGTCGCCCGCATGGCAGACGAAGGCTTCACCCATCCACGGCTCGCCGCGATCTACGACGCGCTCGAACCCGATCGCGGCGACCTCGACGCATATCTCCGGATGGTGGAGGAGTGCGGGGCGCGGCGGGTGCTGGACATCGGCTGTGGGACGGGGGTGTTCGCCCTGTTGCTGGCCGTGCGGGGGATCGAGGTGGTGGGGGTCGACCCCGCCCTCGCCTCGCTCGACGTGGCCCGGGGGAAGCCGGGGAGCGAGCGGGTTCGCTGGATCCATGGGGACGCGTCCGAGCTTCCGCCGCTGCGCGTCGACTTGGTGACCATGACGGCCAACGTCGCCCAGCAGATCGTAGAAGCGGATGCCTGGAGGGGGACGCTCAGGGGTGCGTACACGGCGCTACGGTCCGGTGGGCGACTGGTGTTCGAGACGCGGGACCCTGCGCGGCGGGCCTGGGAGGAGTGGCACCGGGAGGCGTCGTACGCCGTGACGGATGTGCCCGGTGTCGGAGCCGTGGAGAGCTGGGTCGAAGTGACCGGCGTGGAAGGGCAGTTGGTGACCTTCCGGTGGAGCTATGTGTTCGCCGCGGACGGGCGGACACTGACCTCGGACTCGACGTTGCGCTTCCGGGAGCGCGGAGAGGTCGAGGCTGAGCTGGCCGCGCGGGGGTTTGTGGTGGAGGACGTACGGGAGGCGCCGGACCGGCCGGGCAAGGAGCTGGTCTTCGTGGCGCGGCGCCCCTGAACAGCCTCGGCGCTGAAGTCGTGTCGGCAGGGGCACCCCAGCGGTGGGGGCGTGGCGGTCGACGGCGTCCTGCCCGTCGCTGATCCGCAGGCCGGCCACAGCGCAGCAGTAGGCGAGGACGTCGGCGCCGTAGGGCAACGCGTGCTTGCGCTGCCGGAAGCGGAAGGTCCGGTAGGCGTCGGGTCCGAGTCGTGTGCCAGTCCAGCGCGCCCAGCGCGCCCCACTGGCCTTCTCCGCACCGGTCAGGACGAGGGCCGGCACCCTCGCCAGGACCAACCGGGCACCCCGAGTGACAGGGATGCTGCAAGCCCACCTGCCGACCGGGAACCCGCTCACCGGGGTCGGCGACCGAGGCCGCTCCGCGTCAGGACGGAGACAGCACGCAGAACTCGTGGCCCTCCGGGTCGGACAGGCACGTCCACGGGACGTCGCCCTGGCCGAGGTCGAGGTCGGTGGCGCCGAGGGCGCGCAGCCGGGCCACCTCCGCCGCTTGGTCGTCACCGGGGTGCGGCAGCAGGTCGAGGTGGACGCGGTCCGGCACGCTCTTCACGGCGGGCGTGCGGAGGAACTCGAGATACGGTCCGACGCCCTCGGCGGAGCGCAACGACGCCTGATCGTCGGTCACTTCGTGCAGGGTCCAGTCCGTCGCGGCGCCCCAGAACCGGGCCATGGCCCGCGGATCCGCGCAGTCGATCACCACCGCGGCGATCGGCCCGGTGTCCCGGTAGACCTCCCGAGGCTCCAGCACGCAGAACTCGTTGCCCTCCGGGTCGGCGAGGACCACCCACGGCACCTCGCCCTGGCCCACGTCGACGGGCGTCGCGCCAAGAGCCTCCAGGCGCGCGACCAACTCCGCCTGATGGGCCGCGGATGTGGTGGCGAGATCGAGATGCACACGGTTCTTCGTCGCCGTCTTGGCTTCCGGAACGGGAACGACGTCGATGCCGACACCGACCGGGTCCGGCCACACGAGTCCGCCCGCGGGGCCGACGTAGGTGGTCACACCGGGGCTGTAGGCGTCCCAGCCGAGCGCCTCCGCCCAGAACCGGCCGACCACCGGCCCGTCGAGAGCCTTGATGTTCACCTGAACAGGTCGCAGGGCCATACCGGCGATCCTATGTACCGCGACTGTCCGTCCAGGTCTGGAACATGAGGCAGACGAGTGGTGTGGCACACTATTGCAAGCGCCTGCTTGCAATAGTTAGCGCTGGTGATGCACAGTGGGGGCATGGCATCGCTCAACGTCGGCAATCTCGGTGAATACCTGCGTGAACAGCGGCGCACCGCGCAGC
Encoded proteins:
- a CDS encoding HelD family protein produces the protein MTSADPANRAHPPHPALKEALHRERIHHDRCRTALAAMIDGAQEQVVVGEDVSASGADAEVLGYQLRSQAKEMRELPEGPLFFGKLDFDRGDHAGQAYHLGRLRITEHPAAPPLVVDWRAPVSRAFYQASARDPQGVAVRRRFGWAPGSKGASADLTGLEDEHLRDGGPPQVSDIVAREIERPRVGPMRDIAATIQPEQDDLVRGDLAVSVCVQGAPGTGKTAVGLHRAAYLLYTHPQRMRRGGLLVLGPNRTFLSYIAQVLPALGETGVRQSTLQDEIARHPVTATDAHPTAVLKHDPRMAEVLRRALYARVSTAQVDSLEIKDGSYQWRVGAGGLARIVADVREEEPPYSTGRERVRSRVVRSVQLQAERRAGPQNGAWVQRVSRSRVLGAFLDTVWPKARPEEVVTELLTDREELAAAADGILDSEEQKNLLWTKPPRSWKSARWSAADLVLLDEVAGLVEHPEGYGHLVVDEAQDLSPMECRAIARRARFGSVTVLGDLAQATTPWAASSWHTVLRHLGKPDAAVVPLTIGFRVPQAVVQLANRLLAQLDVAVPEGRSLRGDGELSMRPTSLDALPGAVVDAVRESLAHEGSVGVVAADADVERVRQALDAAGIATAGPDELGARVSVVPAGVVKGLEYDHVVAVEPAVIAEAEERGLHRLYVVLTRAVSRLVVVHGRPLPF
- a CDS encoding nitroreductase/quinone reductase family protein, which encodes MTNPFQDFNQRIIDEFRAHHGRVGGPFEGGRLILLTTTGARTGTPHTTPVGYLPDGGDRILVIASAGGSPRHPDWYRNLVAHPQVTVESGVFTYEAKAVVLAGEERDRAFARAVESDRGWAAYQEKTDRVLPVVALHEIVRPGPPNINASSPGEAIRLVHDAFRRELALIRKELSSGAGSLGAQLRVNCLTFCQGLHNHHTGEDVAMFPFLADRHPESAPAIDRLRTEHEHIAALIEELRQTLSGTDLDAVRPEVDRLTTELEAHLTYEEEQLIPLLDRA
- a CDS encoding RraA family protein; this encodes MIETTEFADIPTTTLADLLGRDQVMDIGIRPLWGPVPRVAGPAFTVRCPPGDNLMLHAAIHRAPAGSVVVVESGDLDYALAGGNVCAVAQRRGIAGFVADGLIRDLAEVREAGFPVFARGVIPIPAAKKAVAPLGVRVRCGGVRVEAGDMVVADEEGVVVVPAARRSDVLAAARAKLTKEEAETLDAWESAHRARIDEILAEAGFEG
- a CDS encoding HAD domain-containing protein yields the protein MLLFLDVDGTLLPFGATEPYPLYEPAFPSAGAVTDHPLLTRVDPGLGARLTSLGCALVWATTWADDANTALAPWLGLPRLPLVDWPDSDDDGATGLHWKTRPLVSWAAGRPFVWVDDEISDADRVWVAAHHPERALLHRVDHQVGLTEGDFAVLEEWLARGGR
- a CDS encoding class I SAM-dependent methyltransferase, with amino-acid sequence MADEGFTHPRLAAIYDALEPDRGDLDAYLRMVEECGARRVLDIGCGTGVFALLLAVRGIEVVGVDPALASLDVARGKPGSERVRWIHGDASELPPLRVDLVTMTANVAQQIVEADAWRGTLRGAYTALRSGGRLVFETRDPARRAWEEWHREASYAVTDVPGVGAVESWVEVTGVEGQLVTFRWSYVFAADGRTLTSDSTLRFRERGEVEAELAARGFVVEDVREAPDRPGKELVFVARRP
- a CDS encoding VOC family protein, with translation MALRPVQVNIKALDGPVVGRFWAEALGWDAYSPGVTTYVGPAGGLVWPDPVGVGIDVVPVPEAKTATKNRVHLDLATTSAAHQAELVARLEALGATPVDVGQGEVPWVVLADPEGNEFCVLEPREVYRDTGPIAAVVIDCADPRAMARFWGAATDWTLHEVTDDQASLRSAEGVGPYLEFLRTPAVKSVPDRVHLDLLPHPGDDQAAEVARLRALGATDLDLGQGDVPWTCLSDPEGHEFCVLSPS